From one Thalassospira lucentensis genomic stretch:
- a CDS encoding DUF1330 domain-containing protein has protein sequence MSAYVIFVRETVTDEHALERYRERTPAAREAHPLEPLAFYGAHEVLEGEPVDGVAILKFSSMADARAWYESPEYQAARPHRLQGSTGKMYLVEGTDA, from the coding sequence ATGAGCGCCTATGTCATCTTCGTTCGGGAAACAGTAACCGATGAACACGCTCTTGAGCGTTACCGGGAACGTACACCCGCCGCGAGGGAAGCTCATCCGCTCGAACCGCTGGCATTCTATGGCGCCCATGAGGTGCTTGAGGGCGAACCGGTCGACGGGGTCGCAATTCTGAAGTTTTCCTCAATGGCCGATGCACGCGCCTGGTATGAGAGCCCCGAATATCAAGCAGCACGACCTCATCGTCTGCAGGGTAGCACGGGCAAGATGTATCTCGTCGAGGGAACAGACGCTTAG
- a CDS encoding aldehyde dehydrogenase family protein, whose protein sequence is MNSITTVGKPTSSNNFFTGTFYLTIAGKLVEAKNTFDVINPSTGKVFAKAPAASAEQLDDAIAAAKAAFKDWSALSYDARQVYLNSYADALQENRDDLVRLLTLEQGKPLETMAAPEVDQAISYIRQIANRRVPVEIVEENDSHIVELHHVPLGVVGGITPWNFPVLLALWKIAPALITGNTFVLKPTPFTPLTALRFGEIAQSVLPAGVLSVVTGLDELGPQLTNHPDIAKISFTGSTETGKHVLRAAAGTVKRVTLELGGNDAAIVLPDADYKTIIPQLFWGALGHQGQWCVGIKRLYVHRSFHADFVKAFVDYAKTVKVGDGLDPEVGVGPVQNKMQFDKLKTFLDDIKANGQKIVLGGEIDENQSGYFFPITVVDNPPEDSKIVQEEQFGPIVPIIAYDDVDDAVNRANDSIWGLGGSVWGRDTKAAVEVANRIEAGMVWVNEIHTQGVDIPFGGVKQSGIGTEQGHEGRLLFTNPKTVLIHK, encoded by the coding sequence ATGAATTCTATTACCACAGTCGGCAAGCCGACCTCCAGCAACAATTTCTTCACTGGCACCTTCTATCTCACTATCGCAGGTAAACTGGTCGAAGCAAAGAACACCTTTGACGTCATCAACCCGTCAACAGGCAAAGTTTTCGCCAAGGCACCTGCCGCCAGTGCCGAGCAGCTTGACGATGCAATCGCAGCGGCCAAAGCCGCCTTCAAGGACTGGTCCGCGCTCAGCTATGACGCACGTCAGGTCTATTTGAATTCCTATGCTGATGCACTTCAGGAAAATCGTGACGATCTGGTCCGCCTCTTGACTCTGGAGCAGGGTAAGCCGCTCGAAACGATGGCTGCACCCGAGGTTGATCAGGCGATTTCGTATATCCGCCAGATTGCCAACCGTCGCGTTCCCGTCGAAATCGTCGAGGAAAACGACTCTCACATCGTCGAACTCCACCACGTTCCTCTTGGCGTTGTCGGCGGTATTACACCTTGGAACTTCCCGGTATTGCTCGCCTTGTGGAAGATTGCACCAGCACTGATCACCGGTAATACATTCGTGCTCAAGCCGACACCTTTCACGCCACTGACTGCGCTGCGTTTCGGTGAAATCGCCCAAAGCGTCCTTCCGGCAGGCGTGCTGTCTGTCGTAACGGGTCTTGATGAACTTGGTCCGCAACTGACCAATCACCCGGATATCGCGAAGATCAGCTTTACGGGGTCAACCGAAACCGGCAAGCACGTCCTTCGTGCAGCAGCGGGAACGGTCAAACGCGTAACCCTGGAATTGGGTGGCAACGATGCAGCCATTGTTCTGCCCGACGCCGATTACAAAACGATCATTCCCCAACTCTTCTGGGGAGCACTAGGCCATCAGGGACAGTGGTGCGTAGGCATTAAACGTCTTTACGTGCACCGCTCGTTCCATGCCGACTTCGTGAAAGCATTTGTCGACTATGCCAAAACGGTAAAAGTTGGCGATGGTCTCGATCCGGAAGTTGGTGTCGGTCCGGTCCAGAACAAGATGCAGTTCGACAAACTGAAAACCTTCCTCGACGACATCAAGGCCAATGGCCAGAAGATCGTCCTCGGCGGCGAAATCGACGAAAACCAGTCAGGGTATTTCTTCCCGATCACTGTCGTTGATAATCCGCCTGAAGACAGCAAAATCGTTCAGGAAGAACAGTTTGGCCCGATCGTTCCGATCATCGCATATGACGATGTGGACGACGCAGTGAACCGCGCAAACGACTCAATCTGGGGTCTTGGCGGTTCGGTCTGGGGTCGCGACACCAAGGCTGCGGTCGAAGTCGCCAACCGGATTGAAGCCGGCATGGTCTGGGTCAACGAGATCCACACCCAGGGCGTTGATATCCCGTTTGGCGGCGTCAAACAGTCGGGCATTGGCACCGAGCAGGGCCATGAAGGCCGCCTGCTCTTTACGAACCCGAAGACTGTATTGATCCACAAATAA
- a CDS encoding alkene reductase translates to MTSNQVYFKQVKLGRHKLTNRIVLPPLTRQRAAQPGDTATDLMAEYYRQRASAGFMVTEGTQIEPRGQGYSWTPGIYTKEQINGWRKVTNAVHEEGGVIFAQLWHVGRVSHNALQPNGEAPVAPSAITPQKVKAFIETAPGEGKLVLPPQPRELSVAEIKELVGLYAQAARNAIEAGFDGVELHCANGYLINQFISEHANTRTDEYGGSLENRLRFLREIVDAVVDVVGADRMGVRFTPLFETTDQDRVYIGLVETDPHNTYIEAIKILENAGVAYLSIAEADWENAPDLPVTFRQAVRDTYSGRVIYAGKYTVERGARLLETGLADMIAFGRTFIANPDLPARIANNWPLNQLDPATLYGGAEKGFTDYPTYKAPALKTAI, encoded by the coding sequence ATGACTTCCAATCAAGTTTACTTCAAACAGGTAAAGTTAGGCCGTCATAAACTTACCAACCGTATCGTGCTTCCACCCCTAACCCGCCAACGTGCGGCCCAGCCGGGTGACACAGCAACCGATCTCATGGCCGAATATTACCGTCAGCGCGCAAGTGCCGGCTTCATGGTAACCGAAGGCACCCAGATTGAGCCGCGTGGGCAGGGCTATTCCTGGACACCTGGCATTTACACCAAAGAACAGATCAACGGATGGCGCAAGGTCACGAATGCTGTGCATGAAGAAGGTGGCGTCATCTTCGCACAGCTCTGGCATGTCGGACGTGTCTCGCACAATGCGCTTCAGCCCAATGGCGAAGCGCCGGTAGCGCCATCGGCGATCACACCGCAAAAGGTGAAAGCATTTATCGAAACAGCACCCGGTGAAGGTAAGCTCGTCTTGCCACCACAGCCTCGCGAACTGAGCGTAGCAGAGATCAAGGAGCTGGTGGGTTTATACGCCCAAGCTGCGCGCAATGCGATTGAGGCCGGCTTTGACGGTGTAGAACTGCACTGTGCAAATGGCTATCTGATCAATCAGTTCATCTCCGAGCATGCCAATACCCGTACCGACGAATATGGCGGTTCGCTGGAGAACCGGCTTCGTTTCCTGCGCGAGATTGTCGATGCAGTTGTCGATGTGGTTGGTGCGGATCGAATGGGTGTGCGTTTCACACCACTGTTTGAGACCACCGATCAGGACCGCGTCTATATCGGTCTCGTCGAGACAGATCCGCACAACACCTATATCGAGGCAATCAAAATACTCGAAAATGCTGGTGTCGCCTATCTGTCCATTGCCGAAGCTGACTGGGAAAATGCGCCCGATCTGCCGGTAACCTTCCGTCAGGCAGTGCGTGACACTTATTCCGGCCGTGTCATCTATGCCGGAAAGTATACGGTCGAACGCGGCGCACGCCTGTTGGAGACCGGCCTGGCAGATATGATCGCATTTGGCCGCACTTTCATTGCCAATCCAGATCTGCCTGCACGTATCGCCAACAACTGGCCACTGAACCAGCTTGACCCCGCCACACTTTATGGTGGTGCCGAAAAAGGGTTCACCGACTACCCGACTTACAAGGCCCCGGCACTCAAAACCGCCATTTGA